The nucleotide sequence AGACGGGCACGCACCCTACCGAGATGTACAGCGGCAACATCGGGCAGATCATTGAACAGGCCAGGGCTGGCAGCGGCGTCAGCATTATTGTTTCTGAAAAAGCTTCGCTGCAGGAATCCGGTCTGCCTTTTGCCGAATTTCACCCCCTTGGCGAAGCCGTGCTCGTACTGGCCTGGCGCAAGGGCCTGCACCTTGCCTCGCCGCAGGATCTCAGCAAGCCGGAATTTGCCAAAATCGGCTATCCGGACGCCAAGGCGGCCATCTATGGCCGGGCGGCAGTGGCTTTCATGAAGGGAAACAATCTTCTGGAACCGCTCAAGGACAAGCTCTCCATGCTTTCAACCGTTCCGCAGGTGTTTTCATACCTTGTTTCGGGCGATCTTGACGCCGCTTTTGTCAATGAGGCCGTGGCCCGCAAGCAGGGCGACGGCGTCGGCGGCTGGATGGAAGTGCACGAGGGCTACACGCCGCTGCTGCTGGTGGCGGGCGTTGTGGCCGGGCAGGAAAACAACGCCGATGTGCGGGCTTTTTTGCAGTTTTTAACAACGCCCGAAGCCCAGCGCATTCTTGCGGGCAACGGCCTGCGCCCGGCCCATGCCGCTAAATGAGCTGTGGCGCGCCCTGTGCGCGCCTGAAGTCAGCTTTTCCGTGCTGCTGACCCTGCGGGTCTGCGCCGCCTGCCTTGCCCTGCATGCCCTTACGGCCATACCCCTTGCCCGTCTGGGCATGGCCAAAAATCCCTGTCTGCGGCGGGTGGTCAATTTTGTCATCACCCTGCCGCTGGTTTTTCCGCCCATGGCCATGGGTTTTTTGCTGCTCATGTTCTTTGGCCGCAACGGCTGGGGCGGCATGGCCCTGCAGCAGACCTTTGGCGTCAGCCTTGTTTTTTCGCAGGGGGGCATCATCCTGGCCGCATGGCTGGCAGGGCTGCCCCTGGTCGTCAAGCCCGTACAGACGGCCCTGGTCAACCCCGAGCTTTTGCGCTTTGAGCAGGCGGCGCGCGTCTGCGGCGCATCGCCACGCAGCTGCTTTTTTCTTGTGACGCTTCCGCTTATCCGCCACGGGCTGGGCGCGGGCCTGCTGCTGGGCATCACGCGGGCCATGGGCGAGGTGGGCATCAGCCTGATGCTGGGCGGCAACATTGCCGGGCGCACCAATACACTCTCACTTGAAGTTTTCAACGCCGTCTCCACCGGCGAATTTCAACGGGCGGCCATGCTCTGCGCCGTACTGGCGATCATCAGTCTTTTGCTGTACCTTGGCATTGAATGGTGTCAAAAACGATCGTTTTAGGGCACGCGGCACTGAGGGGCTTTTGCGCGTCAGTGCCAAACCTGCCCCGACATTTATCAGGAGCGCGGCATGCACTTTCACTGTCCCGACAGCTGGCTGGACACACTGCTGGCAGACGACTGCCCCGGCCTTGACCTTACTGTCGAACTGCTTGGCATCGGTGCGTCGGAGGGCGTCATGCGGCTTGCCCCCAAGGCGGATTGCGTGATCAGCGGCGTTGAGCAGGCGGAGTTGCTCATGCGCAGGGGGGGCCTTGACGTCAGCCGCACCGCCGCCAATGGCGACAGGTTGCAGGCCGGGCAGCAATGCATCGAGGCCAGGGGCAAGGCCGCAAATCTGCACCGCTGCTGGAAGCTCGGCCAGACCCTTATGGAATACATGACCGGCATCGCCACCCGCAGCGCCCGCATGGTCGACCAGGCCTGCTCTGTAAACCCCGACGTACGCGTCGCCGTTACGCGCAAGAACTTTCCCGGCGCAAAGACCATCTGCCTTGAGGCCGCCATGAACGGCGGCGCAACGGTTCATCGCCAGAACCTCTCGGACAGCATCCTTGTCTTTGAGCAACACAGGGTTTTTTTGCCGGGTACGGCGCAGACCTCGCTGCGCAGCCTGGCGGCCATGATGGACAAACTGCGCGCACGAGCGCCCGAGCATAAAATCAGTGCCGAGGTCGATTCGCTCGAGCAGGCGCTGCTTGTGGCAGAAGCAGGCATCGATATTGTGCAGTGCGAAAAATTCGCCTATGAGACGCTGGCCGAAACCGTCGGCGCGCTACGCTCTGTGCGTGAAGACATTGTTATACTGGCGGCGGGCGGCATTAACGGCGACAACGCCGCCCAGTTTGCGGCAACCGGTGTTGACGTGCTGGTCACGAGCTGGCCTTTTTTTGGCAAACCGGCGGATATCAAGGTTGTAATGGAAAAAGCGCCCACCGAGTCATAACTTGCGGAGCAAACCATGCCTTTTATCAATATCAAGGTCACCGGCGGGGCCGAAGCCCCCACCGCAGAGCAGAAAGAAGAACTCATCAAGGGCGCTACGGAGCTTTTACAGCGGGTGCTGAACAAAAACCCCGCCACCACAGTTGTTATTATTGAAGAAGTTGCCACGGACAACTGGGGCATCGGCGGCGAAAGCATCACCAAAAGGCGGCGCAAGCAGTAGCCGCCCCTGTTGGCCGTATGGTCAGCGCAAAAAGGCCAGACGACAAGACGGCAGCCCAGGCATCAACCCGGGCTGCCGTCTGTGCATACGGTTGCCGTTGCGCCTACAGCCAGCTCACATCCAGAGCCTTGCGCGGCGGCCTGAAGTGAGGCGCAAGCAGGGGAAAGCCCATCATCTGCACCGCGTAGACCTGCTCGTGCGCCTGCAGGCCCGCAAAGGCATGCAGGTCGTGCGCCTCGGGATGCCCCAGCGCAAAGGTGACATAGCCGCCCCAACAACAGCCCACATGGTGAGCATGGGCCACCAGCTCAAGATAGGCAGCCGCAATGGCTGCGTCGGCCGGGGCCCAGTGCCCCTTGGGGGCAACAATCAGCGCCAGCTGCGGGGCATTGCGGCATATGACGTCGTAGCCGGCTTCCCAGGTGCGCACCAGGCTCTCGGCATGCGCGGCTCGGGCAGTTTCCGGATCCACTTGCGGCAGTTTGCGCATCCAGTCGATTACCAGCGCCGCCAGTTTTGCCGTCTTTTCACGAGATTCAAGCACCACCCAGCGCAGCTGCTGCGAATTTTTTGCCGTAGGCGCAAAGCGGGCCACGTCAAGAATGCGCGTCAGCAGGTCGCGCGGCACGGATTTGTCCTTGAACGTGCGGACCGAGCGGCGTGAAAAAACGAGTTCTTCGACCTGTTCGGCGCTCGGCATGAGCTGCCGCCGCAAAGGCTGGTTGTCTTGCGCGCGCATGCCTGGCGCAGAACAGGCATTGGCCGGGCAAAAGGCCATGCACTGGCCGCAGCCAATGCACACGCGGGCCTTGTGCGCCGACATGGAGGGGAATTCGCCCACCTTGGCGTCAATAATCTGAATTGGGCAAACCCTGGCGCAAATACCATCCTTGCGGCACAGGCTTGTATCAACGGTAAATGGATTCATACGCTCCTTGGCGCTAAAACGCGGGGTCAAAGCTGCAAACAGTAGCGCTGCGGCATGGGAGCCGCAGCGCGGAAATTTATGTGCTCACGTGGCGGCACGCGCCGCCCTGCTCCAACCAATACGGCATGCAGCTGTAAAAGGCAAAATCTGGTGCGCGCACGCGCCTTGCTGCCCGCCACGCCTTGCCCATAGCTGGCGCAACAGCGCCCGCAACCGACGCCCAACCACGGCTGGCTGAACAATCAAACACACTGCGCGTTGAGCTCCATTCTGCTGATTTCAACAGTTAAAATACTCTATTCATTGTGCAAGTCGCTTGAGAATAAATTCTCACCCCTGGGCATTGCCATCTAGAAACTTGTTTTTTTACACCAATATGTTATTGTAGACAACATTCTTGTTGTGGAAAGTTTCTATATGTTGCCTAAAACTCTACCAAAATGGCAACATCCATGCTTCATCATTGCCGTTCAGCAGGTCAGAACCATAATAATTTCTTTAAACCTGCCGATAAAGCAATCAAACTATTGCATATGGAGTTTTTATGCAATTACGCGCCAAAGTATGCACGCCTATCGCCGCCATCACTCTTGCCATAGGCATTAGCTGCTATTTTATAATTCAAAAGCAATTTGAGCAGCTTAACGATACAAACATACAGAACCTCGTGGAGGCCCGCGCCTCGCAGATGCAGCAGGCCATTGAGCTGTGCAGCGAGCAGGCCATGCGCATGGCTGCACTGGTGAGCAGATTGCCCGAGGTGGAAGCCGCTTACAAAACCGCTCTGGCGGGCAACATAGATGACGAAAACAGTGCGGCCTCGCAAAAGGGCCGCGAAATGTTGCGGACTTCGCTGGCCCCTATGATTGACGGCTTTACAGCTGTCATCGGCGAAAAACCCCAGATACACTACCATCTGCCCCCCGCGCGCAGTTTTGCGCGCCTGTGGCGCGACAAGCAGACAAAAAAGGGCGGCAAGTGGGTTGATATCTCGGACGATCTTACATCCTTTCGCCCCACGGTGCTCGACGTAAACAAAAACGGCAAGGCGCTGAGCGGGGTGGAGATAGGCAGCGGCGGTTTTGAAATCCGTGGTCTGGCCCCGGTTACCGGGCTGGCTGGCAACCGTCTGGGCTCGGTGGAAGTGCTGGTCAGTTTTACCCATGTGCTTGACGGCCTCAATTCCGGCGCGGGGCAGACCGCACTGCTCTACATGAACGCCGAACATCTGAAGTTTGCCACCGGCCTGCAGGATAAAGACAAATACCCCATTGTCGCCGAATCGTACGTACTTGTGAGCGGCACAAAAGAAGGCAAGGCCGAAAGGCTGACGACCAAGGCCTTTCTGGACGCCAGCCGCAAGGGCGTCACAACCCGGATTGTCGGCTCTTCGCTGCTTTCGGGCATGCCCGTTACCGATTATCAGGACAAGCAGATCGGCATCCTTGTTTTCAGTACCGACCTGACCGAGCAGCAGGGCATAATGAGCCGCGCGGGCATTATCATTGCCGCCGCCTTTCTTACCCTGCTGGTGGTGCCGCTTGTCATGACAGTTTTTGTGCTCAGCGTTACGGTATTGCGGCCTGTGCAGAGCATGCGCCAGACAATCCAGGAGATTGCCGAAGACCGCGCCGTGCTGGCCCACCGCCTGCAGTATGCCTCGAACGACGAAATCGGCACGCTGGCCGCCTGGTTTAACCGCCTGCTCGACAAGATAGAGAGCATGCTCTCAGAGGTGCAGGGCTACAAAAACCTGCTGGATGCCGTACCTGACCCCATTTTTGGCGTGGACGACGATTACCGCATCATCATCGCCAACACTGCCACAGAAAAGCTGCTCAAGCAGGACATCAGCAAGCTGAAGGGGCAGTTTTGCCACGACCAGTTCAACACGCCCGTGTGTCAGACAGACGACTGCCCCATTGCGCAGTCAAAGTGCAGTGGTTCGTCGGTGCTGGCGGGCATCATCGACATCGGTTCGGCGGAAAGCCCCCACTTTATCCAGCCGGTCAGCGATGTGCTGCGCGACGGTCAGGGCAACAAGGTAGGTTATGTGGAAATTGCCCGCGACGTTACCAGCCTGGTGCTCAAAGAGCGTGAAGTTGAAGTAGCCATGAGCCACATGCGCGAGGTCAACTCGGCCATTGCGCAGGCCTCCAGCCGTCTGGCCGACGCCTCGGCGCTCTTGACCGACCGCTTTGAAAAAGTCGCCGAGGGGGCTGATGCGCAAAACAGCCGGGCGCAAGAAACCGCCACCGCCATGGAGGAAATGACCTCCACTGTGCACGATGTGGCGCAAAACGCCGCAGCCGCAGCCGACCAGACCGAAGGGGCGCGGCAAAAGGCCCAGGCGGGCGCTGGGGTTGTCGATGAAGCCGTTGCCGCAATTTCGGAGGTAAATGCGCACGCCTCCGAGCTGCTCAGGGAGATGGAGTCGCTCGAAACGCGCACAGAGGGTATTGGCAGGATAATGGGCGTTATTTCAGACATTGCCGACCAGACCAACCTGCTGGCGCTCAATGCCGCCATTGAAGCGGCCCGCGCGGGCGATGCGGGCAGGGGCTTTGCCGTTGTGGCCGACGAGGTGCGCAAACTGGCCGAAAAGACCATGCTGGCCACCAAGGAGGTGGCCGAGGCCGTCACCGCCATCCAGTCAGTGGCGCGCAACAACATGCAAAAGATGCGCGAGACGGTCGACACCGTCAGCCGCGCCACCGACAGGGCCTACCAAAGCGGTTCGGCGCTTACCGAAATTGTGGAAATAGTCGGCAATGCAAGCAGCAGCGTGCACTCCATCGCTGCGGCGGCGGAGCAGCAATCGGCTACGAGCGAAGAAATCAATCAGGCCATTGTGGACGTGAAACATGTTGCGGAAAGCACCCACATGCTGACCAACGAACTGCACAACACCGTTGCAGAGCTCTCGCACCTGGCGGAACAGCTCAAGGATCTTTCGCAAAAATAGCGCTTGTTGCAGGCCCCAGACCAGCACGACCCGACGGCGATCAGCCAGAAACGGCTGGACTGGGGCCTTCTTGACCTTTTGGGCAAGATACCCTAGGCACTTTTTAGAGGGCAACGGCTCAGCCCAGGCCAAACATACACATTAGCGGCCCCTACCCTCGTGCAAAACCAGCCGCCCCCTGCATCACGGGGCAGCGCAAAAGTGGTTTGCAAACAGGCCCACCTGCCCAGACGCCCCTATTAGCAGCATATCCATGCCTGTGCCTCTGCATACTTCATTTTCAACATGGTCGGCACTGCCTACCGGCGGCCCTGTTGCGGCCACTGCCGCACCCTCTCCATCAAGGTTATTGAGGTTTTTTGATGAAAAATGTCGAACGCTTGCTTCAGGGAAACGAATTTTTTCAAAAAAACTATTTTTGCAAGCATGAAGAAGAGCTGCTTGAGCTGGTCTCCAGCGGCCAGCACCCAAAGGTGCTGTATATAGGCTGCGCCGATTCCAGGGTTATCCCCTCGCTTATCACCAACACCCCGCCTGGACAGCTTTTTGTGTTGCGCAACGTGGGCAACTTTGTAGCTCCCTACAAGCCAGACGAAGACTATCACGCCATGGCAGCTGGCATTGAATACGCCGTAACAGCCCTCAGGGTTGAAGAAATCATCATTTGCGGCCATACCTATTGCGGCGCTATCGCGGCCCTGTACAAGAACATCCACGGCGAGGCCTTTGTGCACACGCAAAAATGGCTTTCGCTGGGCAAAAAGGCCAAGGAACTGGCAACCCTCGCACTGGGCAAAAATGAGGAACAGGAAAAACTTTTGCGCCTGACCGAAAAGCTTTCCATCATTTTTCAGATTGAAAACCTCATGACCTACCCATGCGTGCGCGAAAAGGTTGGCACGGGCGAGCTGCACGTGCACGGCTGGCTGTACCACATCGAATCCGGCGAAATAAAATACTACGACCCCGACGAGCACGACTTTCTGGCCCTGAAAAAATAGCGTCCGGCAGACGCAGCAGGTGCGCCGGACACGCGCATTGTTACAGCAGCGGATTCCCAGCCATGGGAGCCCGCTGCTTTTTTACGCATCACCCGCTGGCACCTGACGTGTTGACCTGCTTCAGCTTCCGCCCCTGCCCCAGCCCGCCTGCGTGGCGGCAAGCCCGCACAAAGACTCGCAAGCAACCAGTGCACATAAAAAATCATATAAATCAAGCCAGATATAAATTAATTAGCGGGCACGGCAGCCCTGTATTTACACAATCTGCTTTTTATATTTAAATGAAAAGGAATAGAAAGTTTTTTTATAATTGTAGCAACATGCAAGGAACTACTTCCATGAATAACGATTTGATAAATCAATTTATAACGTGGAATGGTTCTGTAAATATCCCCTGTTGCCTCATCCAATGCACAGGAAACGACTCATATGCCGTAACAGCATACAACACTGCATTTTTTAATTTTTTAAAAATAGATGGTAATATTGATTCTCTTGATAATGTTATTAAAATTAAACAGCATCTAGACAACCTTATTTTTAATAATGGCGCAAAAGAATGGACAGAATACAGTGAAGAACTGAATACGTTTATTGACTGCCAGTGCCAGTTGATCAAGGAAAAAGCGTACGCGCTGTGGATTACTGCTGCAGAACACAAATCTACTGACATTCTCGGCAATATCCCCATTGGCATTATCCGCATGCGAGTCGCCCATGGCTCAACCGGGCTGCGCTGTTCATACATCAACAGCAAGGCCCTGAGCATGATCCCCACGTCGGGCCGCGATGCGGGCAATCTGCTTCAGACAAGCAAGATCATGCATGTCCATGATGCTGACGCGAGCGCCGTGGAACAAACCGTGGCAGCCTTTATTGGCGGCGGCGACGGGCATACGTTCGAGTGCAGGCTCTGCCCGCCAGAGGCTCAATGCCGCTGGATTCGCGCCAGCCTTGCGTGGATTATCCCGCAAAAGCTTTTGCAAATCGCCTTTGTCGATATTTCCAGTGAAAAACAGACCGAAGAGCACAACCGGCAAAACCAGCTGTTGCTGCAAAAAATTCTCGACACCACGCAGGCGGCTATATTCTGGAAAGATGCGGAAAGGCGCTTTATCGGCGTCAACAAAGCTTTTCTGGAATATTACGGCTTTGATTCAGTAGACGTTTTGCGGGGCAAAAATGATGAAGACATGGGCTGGCACAGCGACCCTGACCCCTACAAAAATGACGAATTGCGGGTTCTGCAGGGCGAAACAACCACGCGTGTTCCCGGCATGTGCTTTTGCAAGGGCGAAAACCGCCATATTGTTGCCAGCAAAAGTCCGCTGCTGGAAAATGACAAAATAGTAGGCCTGGTCGGCAGCTTTGAAGACGTTACAAACGAGGTCCGGCTGCGCAACGACGTTATTGAGCTGAATTCACGGCTGAAGGCGGCTCTGGAAAATGAACGGCAGGCCAACCACGCCAAGTCGGAATTTCTGCTGCGCATGAGCCACGACATGCGCACCCCGCTGACCACGATTATTGGTTTTTCAGACCTCGAGTTGCAAAAAAACCATGACCCTGACCTCATCAGGGTGTTTTCCACCATCAAATCCTGTTCCAATTTTCTTCTGGCCATCCTCTCGGATATTCTCGATCTGCAAAAAATCTCCAAGGGCAAGGTTGATATCAGGCCGACCATCTGCACCGGTGCGGAGAGCGCAAAAAATATCGAGGCGATAATACGCCCGCAGGCAGAGGCCAAAAAAATAAACTTCATCGCGCACTTCAACTGCGCTTCCACAAACTGCCATGTTCAGATCGATACGCGCAAGGTTCAGCAGATCATCGTCAACCTGTTGAACAACGCCGTCAAATATACCCAACCCGGCGGCACCATCACATGGCGCACTGTCATCAGCGGCGAAGAGGGGGACAATCTTTCAGTCACCCACGTCATCTCGGACAACGGACCGGGAATCAGCAAAAAATTTCAGGCCAGGATGTACGCCCCATTTACGCAAGAAAGTTCTTCCCCAAGCTCGGGCAGCGGCCTTGGTCTGGCGATTGTGAAAAAGCTGGTCGATCTTCTTGGTGGAAGCATTGCCTGCAACTCCGCTCCCGGCCAGGGAACAACCTTTACGGTTGTTTTGCCGCACAAAAAGGCAAATGAAATTGATATTACAGAATATTACGCGCAAAAAAACCGACAGACCGACACCAACGGGCTTAAAGGCAAAACAGTCCTGATCTGCGAAGACAACACCATCAACAGCCAAATTCTAAAAGAACTGCTCGAAGGCGAGGGCATGACCTGCGACCTGGCGGTCAATGGCCGCGAAGCCGTAACCATGGCCCGCAGCGCCCGTTACCACATCATCCTGATGGACATCCGCATGCCCCTCATGGACGGATATGAGGCCACGCGCGCCATACGCGATTTTGACATGGACACGCCCATTGTGGCCCTGTCGGCCAATGCCTTGTCAGACGAAAAACAAACTGCCTTTGAATCCGGCATGGACGATTTTCTGGAAAAACCCATCGTCCTCCCCCTGCTGTTTTCAACCCTGGGACAGTTTCTCTCCGCCCCCGTCCCAACCCCGTAGCGGTATTTGCACGGAGGCGCGAGCCCGCGCCTGACGGCGGGCTTTTAATCCATATTGCCTCCGCCTTGCAGGCGTTGCAGCAGCGCATTCTTCCCCACCACTCTGACAGTACTTGTCAGACGTTGCCCCGTGATTATTCTTACATACATGGTTGGATGCGCTGTAAATTGCATAGCGCAAAAGCAGACCAGAACAATATGGTATTACAAAGCAAACCAACAAAACATAAGGAGCTGCGGCAGCTTTGTTGCCCGCAGACGCTGGTTCGCTTTTTTATCACAGCCGTCAGTGCTTTGCAGTTTGCCCATGTTGGGATATTCTGCATTCGTGTAGGATACCAAAAGACATACAGCGGCAAAGGCAAAAAAACAGGGTTCGTCCTCCAATGCAACCGGGGGCCAACACCCAAGGAGGCCAATGATGACATCCGTTAAAAGCATCAGCGCCCAGGCCCTGCTGCAAAAAGACATAACACAGGCTCTTGTGGTCGATGTGCGCACGCCCATGGAATTTGCGGAAAAACGCCTCGCCCGCCCTGCTGCTCTGGCTCCGGTTACGGAGCTTGAACCGCGCGATGTCGCCCTGCGCAGCGGAGCCTTGCAAACTACCCCCATTTACACCCTCTGCGCCAGCGGCAGACGCGCGCAAACTGCGGCAGCAAAATTTGTCGAAGCCGGTTTTGCAGACGTCACCGTTATCGAAGGCGGCATAGCCGCCTGCAAGGAAGCCGGTTTTGCAACCGTGGGGCAGGCCCTGCCCAAAACAGGCGAGACCTCGCCCACGCTCGACAGGCAGGTGCGCCTTGCAGCGGGCGCGCTCACGGCGGCATTTGTTTTGCTGGGCCTTTTGGTGCATCCGGCATTTTTGCTCGGTGCGCTCTTTGTTGGTTGCGGGCAGGTTTTTTCGGGCCTGACCAACTGGTGCGGGCTGGCCCTGCTGCTGGCACGCGCCCCGTGGAACAACAAAAAAGGCTGCGCAGGCGCCGCCTGCCCCATCGGCGCGGGCAAAAGCCCTGGCGCAAGCTGCCAGTAGCCCCGCCTGCGTACAGCGCCGCACTTCATTCTTCAGTCTTTTGCAAAGGAGTTCGCCATGTCCGCACCAAACGTGCGCGGGTTTTTTGACCCCGCAACCGCCACCTGGACATATGTGGTCTGGTCCGACACCGACACCCAGAGCCGTTGCGCCATTATCGACAGCGTGCTGGATTTTGACCTGCATGCCTGCCGCACGTCCACGGTTTCCGCCGATACTGTCATCGACTTTGTCCGCCAGTATAATCTGGTGGTTGAATGGATACTCGAAACGCACATCCATGCCGACCACATTACTGCCGCCAGCTACATCAAGGAAAAAATGGGCGGCAAGATAGCCATCAGTAAACACATGCTGGACATCATCGCCACCTGGACGCCCATTTTTCAGACGCAGGAGGACACCCCGGCGGACGGATCCGCCTTTGACCACCTATTTGAAAACGACGAGGAGTTCACCATTGCCGACATGCCCGCCAAGATAATCCACACCCCCGGCCATACCCCGGCGGACACGACATATATTGTGGGCAACGCGGCCTTTGTGGGCGACGCCATTTTTCTGCCCGACGTGGGCTCCGGCAGGTGCGATTTTCCTGGCGGCAGCGCGGATGACTCCTATGATTCTTCGCGCAGGCTGTTGGCCCTGCCCGACAACACGCGTATTTACGTGGGGCACGATTACCCGCCCGAGGGCGTGCGCGGCCCGCTGTGCATGGCCACCGTGGGCGAGCAAAAGGCAGGCAACGTGCGCCTCAACCTGCAGATAAGCAAGGCGGATTTTGTGGCAAAGCGCCGTGCCGACGATACGGGCAAGGCGGTGCCGCCGCTGATTTTGCCCTCGCTGCAGGCCAACATGCGCACTGGCCGGTTTGGCAAGGCGGTCAACGGCATGCAGTACGTAAAACTGCCCCTCAACCGGATGTAAGTTTGACTGCGGCAGGCCGCGCCATTGAAGGATGCGGCAGCCATAAAACGTCAAGCCCCTCCGTGGCGCCAACGGCAGCGACACGGGGGGGCTGTATTTCCGCCATGCAGTTCAGGCCTGACATGCGCTGGGCAGCCAGACCCGACGATGCTCGCTATTTCTGACCGTACACGGCCCTTGCCAGCGATACTGCAAACGGCCCGGCCATGCCCGTGGGGGTGGTGTTGGTAAGCGCCACAAATGAAATTCCGTTTGCCCGGTCCATAAAAAAGTGGGTCCCGTAAGCGCCGCTCCAGCTCCAGGTTCCGGGCCCGGCGGCGTATTCCGCCTTGCCAGGCTGCAGCAGCACAGCCGCTCCAAAGCCAAAAC is from Desulfovibrio desulfuricans and encodes:
- the modA gene encoding molybdate ABC transporter substrate-binding protein, with translation MKPLTVHDRFCLLVALAAFSLFFAQAACAGGPSITTGLGYKPMVQQLCAAYAQQTGTHPTEMYSGNIGQIIEQARAGSGVSIIVSEKASLQESGLPFAEFHPLGEAVLVLAWRKGLHLASPQDLSKPEFAKIGYPDAKAAIYGRAAVAFMKGNNLLEPLKDKLSMLSTVPQVFSYLVSGDLDAAFVNEAVARKQGDGVGGWMEVHEGYTPLLLVAGVVAGQENNADVRAFLQFLTTPEAQRILAGNGLRPAHAAK
- a CDS encoding molybdate ABC transporter permease subunit, producing the protein MPLNELWRALCAPEVSFSVLLTLRVCAACLALHALTAIPLARLGMAKNPCLRRVVNFVITLPLVFPPMAMGFLLLMFFGRNGWGGMALQQTFGVSLVFSQGGIILAAWLAGLPLVVKPVQTALVNPELLRFEQAARVCGASPRSCFFLVTLPLIRHGLGAGLLLGITRAMGEVGISLMLGGNIAGRTNTLSLEVFNAVSTGEFQRAAMLCAVLAIISLLLYLGIEWCQKRSF
- a CDS encoding rhodanese-like domain-containing protein yields the protein MMTSVKSISAQALLQKDITQALVVDVRTPMEFAEKRLARPAALAPVTELEPRDVALRSGALQTTPIYTLCASGRRAQTAAAKFVEAGFADVTVIEGGIAACKEAGFATVGQALPKTGETSPTLDRQVRLAAGALTAAFVLLGLLVHPAFLLGALFVGCGQVFSGLTNWCGLALLLARAPWNNKKGCAGAACPIGAGKSPGASCQ
- a CDS encoding methyl-accepting chemotaxis protein yields the protein MQLRAKVCTPIAAITLAIGISCYFIIQKQFEQLNDTNIQNLVEARASQMQQAIELCSEQAMRMAALVSRLPEVEAAYKTALAGNIDDENSAASQKGREMLRTSLAPMIDGFTAVIGEKPQIHYHLPPARSFARLWRDKQTKKGGKWVDISDDLTSFRPTVLDVNKNGKALSGVEIGSGGFEIRGLAPVTGLAGNRLGSVEVLVSFTHVLDGLNSGAGQTALLYMNAEHLKFATGLQDKDKYPIVAESYVLVSGTKEGKAERLTTKAFLDASRKGVTTRIVGSSLLSGMPVTDYQDKQIGILVFSTDLTEQQGIMSRAGIIIAAAFLTLLVVPLVMTVFVLSVTVLRPVQSMRQTIQEIAEDRAVLAHRLQYASNDEIGTLAAWFNRLLDKIESMLSEVQGYKNLLDAVPDPIFGVDDDYRIIIANTATEKLLKQDISKLKGQFCHDQFNTPVCQTDDCPIAQSKCSGSSVLAGIIDIGSAESPHFIQPVSDVLRDGQGNKVGYVEIARDVTSLVLKEREVEVAMSHMREVNSAIAQASSRLADASALLTDRFEKVAEGADAQNSRAQETATAMEEMTSTVHDVAQNAAAAADQTEGARQKAQAGAGVVDEAVAAISEVNAHASELLREMESLETRTEGIGRIMGVISDIADQTNLLALNAAIEAARAGDAGRGFAVVADEVRKLAEKTMLATKEVAEAVTAIQSVARNNMQKMRETVDTVSRATDRAYQSGSALTEIVEIVGNASSSVHSIAAAAEQQSATSEEINQAIVDVKHVAESTHMLTNELHNTVAELSHLAEQLKDLSQK
- the modD gene encoding ModD protein, which produces MHFHCPDSWLDTLLADDCPGLDLTVELLGIGASEGVMRLAPKADCVISGVEQAELLMRRGGLDVSRTAANGDRLQAGQQCIEARGKAANLHRCWKLGQTLMEYMTGIATRSARMVDQACSVNPDVRVAVTRKNFPGAKTICLEAAMNGGATVHRQNLSDSILVFEQHRVFLPGTAQTSLRSLAAMMDKLRARAPEHKISAEVDSLEQALLVAEAGIDIVQCEKFAYETLAETVGALRSVREDIVILAAGGINGDNAAQFAATGVDVLVTSWPFFGKPADIKVVMEKAPTES
- a CDS encoding nitroreductase family protein: MNPFTVDTSLCRKDGICARVCPIQIIDAKVGEFPSMSAHKARVCIGCGQCMAFCPANACSAPGMRAQDNQPLRRQLMPSAEQVEELVFSRRSVRTFKDKSVPRDLLTRILDVARFAPTAKNSQQLRWVVLESREKTAKLAALVIDWMRKLPQVDPETARAAHAESLVRTWEAGYDVICRNAPQLALIVAPKGHWAPADAAIAAAYLELVAHAHHVGCCWGGYVTFALGHPEAHDLHAFAGLQAHEQVYAVQMMGFPLLAPHFRPPRKALDVSWL
- a CDS encoding carbonic anhydrase; translation: MKNVERLLQGNEFFQKNYFCKHEEELLELVSSGQHPKVLYIGCADSRVIPSLITNTPPGQLFVLRNVGNFVAPYKPDEDYHAMAAGIEYAVTALRVEEIIICGHTYCGAIAALYKNIHGEAFVHTQKWLSLGKKAKELATLALGKNEEQEKLLRLTEKLSIIFQIENLMTYPCVREKVGTGELHVHGWLYHIESGEIKYYDPDEHDFLALKK
- a CDS encoding ATP-binding response regulator, which translates into the protein MIKEKAYALWITAAEHKSTDILGNIPIGIIRMRVAHGSTGLRCSYINSKALSMIPTSGRDAGNLLQTSKIMHVHDADASAVEQTVAAFIGGGDGHTFECRLCPPEAQCRWIRASLAWIIPQKLLQIAFVDISSEKQTEEHNRQNQLLLQKILDTTQAAIFWKDAERRFIGVNKAFLEYYGFDSVDVLRGKNDEDMGWHSDPDPYKNDELRVLQGETTTRVPGMCFCKGENRHIVASKSPLLENDKIVGLVGSFEDVTNEVRLRNDVIELNSRLKAALENERQANHAKSEFLLRMSHDMRTPLTTIIGFSDLELQKNHDPDLIRVFSTIKSCSNFLLAILSDILDLQKISKGKVDIRPTICTGAESAKNIEAIIRPQAEAKKINFIAHFNCASTNCHVQIDTRKVQQIIVNLLNNAVKYTQPGGTITWRTVISGEEGDNLSVTHVISDNGPGISKKFQARMYAPFTQESSSPSSGSGLGLAIVKKLVDLLGGSIACNSAPGQGTTFTVVLPHKKANEIDITEYYAQKNRQTDTNGLKGKTVLICEDNTINSQILKELLEGEGMTCDLAVNGREAVTMARSARYHIILMDIRMPLMDGYEATRAIRDFDMDTPIVALSANALSDEKQTAFESGMDDFLEKPIVLPLLFSTLGQFLSAPVPTP
- a CDS encoding 2-hydroxymuconate tautomerase family protein, with amino-acid sequence MPFINIKVTGGAEAPTAEQKEELIKGATELLQRVLNKNPATTVVIIEEVATDNWGIGGESITKRRRKQ